In a single window of the Rhopalosiphum padi isolate XX-2018 chromosome 1, ASM2088224v1, whole genome shotgun sequence genome:
- the LOC132917611 gene encoding uncharacterized protein LOC132917611, whose product MDFEREFLKTYNILKWDEFTVLNNDRISINEKIANKVVTKHELLLQFKAELSLLNNCKHKIEELDLDLVDTGVLILLSKRVIDLFDHMHVLFTIDEKLLSCYIDFCQENVEFIHVDQLDILLDAVLCTENNKKIWIQLLKLHLELNNFDKLMNVFQEGVRSLKKNSLPLWKIMIRYMRKKRPDVLQTLLEEGSNISYEDISLEIRPKYLKWCIEFKDIDATRNLFNELKELKPPCCKLYLVMISIESEILDFELSTVRKLYDEACILFGRDNIGVWLDYIRFELTEGSLKLNDSIYSKGLWKLEPNLRNAYMDEYNNIKNEFMKQLGSEIIVIDDD is encoded by the exons ATGGATTTCGAAAGAGAGTTTTTGAAGACCTATAACATTTTGAAATGGGACGAGTTTAC TGTGCTGAATAACGACCGTATATCGATCAACGAGAAAATTGCCAACAAAGTGGTCACCAAACACGAATTGCTGTTGCAGTTTAAAGCAGAGTTGAGTTTgcttaataattgtaaacacAAAATcgaa gAGTTGGATTTAGACCTTGTCGACACTGGTGTATTAATCCTCTTAAGCAAGCGCGTTATTGATTTGTTTGATCATATGCATGTATTGTTTACAATCGATGAGAAGCTGTTATCTTGTTATATCGACTTTTGTCAAGAGAAT gtagaGTTCATACACGTAGATCAGCTAGATATTTTGTTAGATGCTGTTTTatgtactgaaaataataaaaaaatttggataCAATTATTAAAGCTTCATttggaattaaataattttgataagctGATGAATGTTTTCCAAGAAGGTGTtcgttcattaaaaaaaaattcactaccTTTATGGAAGATAATGATAAGATATATGCGAAAAAAGCGACCTGATGTG cttCAAACATTACTTGAAGAAGGCTCAAATATATCCTATGAAGATATTTCTTTGGAAATCagacctaaatatttaaaatggtgTATAGAGTTTAAGGACATAGATGCTACTCGTAATCTATTCAATGAACTAAAAGAGTTAAAGCCACCatgttgtaaattgtatttagtaatGATATCTATTGAATCGGAGATATTAGATTTTGAATTAAGTACTGTAAGAAAATTGTATGATGAAGCTTGCATTTTATTTGGCAGAGATAACATTG gaGTGTGGCTTGATTATATTCGTTTTGAACTGACTGAGGGctccttaaaattaaatgacaGTATTTATTCTAAAGGATTATGGAAACTGGAACCAAATTTAAGGAATGCTTACAtggatgaatataataatattaaaaatgaatttat gaaacAATTAGGTAGTGAAATTATAGTCATTGATGATGATtga